In bacterium, the genomic stretch ACGGGGAGAAAAAAAATCCTTCTTGCCGACAGGACAAAATTCGGCGTGGCGAGCTTCTTTCAGTTTGCCGCGCTCGAAGATTTCGATCTCTTAATTACAAACAGGGTCGAAAATAAAGGTTTAATAAAGGAATTGAAAAAAATGATTACGATACAGGAGGTCATGCTTTGAGTTATTCAATCGGTTGGGCAAAAGTCGATCTGAAAAAATTACCAAGGATAGTTACCGATGAACTGCCGGGGCCGAAATCTCAGGCACTCCATGCGAGAGCTGCCAGATATATGAAAGGATTTTCGGGGCAGGTCAAGCTTTTTCCGGTTGTTTTCGAGAGCGGTTACGGTTGTACGCTTACCGATGTGGACGGCAACACGTATCTCGATTTCTCATCGGGCATTTATGTTACCACTCTCGGGCACTGCCATCCGAAAGTCACCGAGGCGGTTCGGAAAGCCGCAGGACAGCTCATGAACTGCCATGATTTTACCACTCCGATAAAAGTAAAGCTCCTCGAGAAAATGAACGAAATTCTTCCCGGTGATTTATCCGGAATCCAGCTCTACGACAGCGGTACCACAGCAGTCGAGGCAGGCATAAGAGTCTGCAGGGCGGCAAGCGGAAAGCATGAGTTCCTTTCGTGCTTTGGGGATTTCCACGGTAAATCGGGATATGCAGTGAATCTCGCCAGGATGAACCCGATGAACGGAGCCACCCGCGCAGCAGGATTTTACATGGTTCCGCGCCCCAATCCCTATCGTCCGCTGTTTAAAAAACCGGACGGCTCCATTGATACCGATGCTTATCTGAAATTCTTCGACGAATTCATTTTCGAAGGAACGACAGGCCGTATTGCAGCCATAGTCCTTGAACCCATTCAGGGATGGGCGGGTTCGGTCTTTCCACCGGACGATTTTTTCCCAAAACTCAGGAAATGGTGCAACGACCGTAAAATCCTTCTGTTTGCCGATGAGGTTCTCACCTCGATGGGCAGAACGGGGAAATACCTTGCCATGGAGCACTGGAACACTCTTCCCGATGTGGTTACCATCGGCAAAGGATTCGGGAACGGATTCCCGGTGACCGCAATGATAGTCAGAAAGGAGTATTCG encodes the following:
- a CDS encoding aspartate aminotransferase family protein; translated protein: MSYSIGWAKVDLKKLPRIVTDELPGPKSQALHARAARYMKGFSGQVKLFPVVFESGYGCTLTDVDGNTYLDFSSGIYVTTLGHCHPKVTEAVRKAAGQLMNCHDFTTPIKVKLLEKMNEILPGDLSGIQLYDSGTTAVEAGIRVCRAASGKHEFLSCFGDFHGKSGYAVNLARMNPMNGATRAAGFYMVPRPNPYRPLFKKPDGSIDTDAYLKFFDEFIFEGTTGRIAAIVLEPIQGWAGSVFPPDDFFPKLRKWCNDRKILLFADEVLTSMGRTGKYLAMEHWNTLPDVVTIGKGFGNGFPVTAMIVRKEYSESIEKISASTSYGGNPMACAAALASIEAIEEDGLLENSLRLEEYFIKRLGEMKASHAIIGDVRCRGCLMGIELVKDRETKEPFNEAGVFVYKSAFRKGLAWIPAGHILRMSPPIVMDVDCAAKCMDIIEEAIGEAEKHFGYMQGQIT